A single Alcanivorax borkumensis SK2 DNA region contains:
- the hpf gene encoding ribosome hibernation-promoting factor, HPF/YfiA family — translation MQINISGHHLEITDALRTYVGDKFSRLERHFDQITSIQVILSPEPKSHKAESTIHISGADVFATAEADDMYAAIDKLTDKLDRQILKHKEKAVSHKHGH, via the coding sequence ATGCAAATTAATATCAGCGGTCATCACCTGGAAATTACCGATGCCTTGCGCACTTATGTGGGAGATAAATTTTCCCGCCTTGAGCGCCATTTCGACCAAATTACCAGCATCCAGGTGATTCTTTCCCCGGAACCCAAAAGCCACAAAGCCGAGTCCACAATTCATATTTCCGGGGCCGATGTCTTTGCCACCGCTGAGGCAGATGACATGTATGCTGCGATCGATAAACTGACGGACAAATTGGATCGTCAGATTCTTAAACACAAAGAAAAAGCCGTCAGCCACAAGCACGGTCACTAA
- the ptsN gene encoding PTS IIA-like nitrogen regulatory protein PtsN: MRVRELLTLARTHHGVQASSKKQLLDQVAQLAAASCGSLNEQEVFDALVAREKLGSTGIGEGIAIPHCRLGHCQQAVGLLLKLETPIDFDAVDGQPVDLVFVLLVPQDNPEQHLKTLSHLASLFNDETYRTELRRSIDNQQLYQAAIESEAELRLAS; this comes from the coding sequence ATGCGAGTTCGCGAACTACTGACTCTGGCCCGCACCCATCACGGCGTGCAGGCCAGCAGCAAGAAACAACTGCTTGACCAGGTTGCACAGCTGGCAGCTGCCAGCTGTGGCAGCCTTAATGAGCAGGAAGTCTTCGACGCTCTGGTCGCCCGGGAAAAACTGGGCTCCACGGGCATTGGCGAAGGCATTGCCATTCCTCATTGTCGACTAGGACATTGCCAACAGGCTGTAGGCCTGTTGTTAAAACTAGAAACCCCCATTGATTTCGACGCCGTTGACGGTCAGCCTGTGGATTTGGTGTTTGTATTACTCGTCCCCCAGGACAACCCGGAACAACATCTCAAAACCCTCAGCCATCTGGCCTCCCTGTTCAACGACGAGACTTACCGTACAGAACTGCGACGCAGCATTGACAACCAGCAGCTCTACCAGGCGGCGATAGAATCTGAGGCAGAGTTACGATTGGCATCATGA
- the rapZ gene encoding RNase adapter RapZ, with protein sequence MKLTIISGRSGSGKTTALQALEDQGFYCVDNLPVGMLPTLAKQLSEGDPPIERVAVGIDARNLPAQLLAFDNILHALNEQQVRSEIIYLDADDHTLLTRFSATRRRHPLGTDQRSLADAIGHERELLANIRQRADLVIDSSNHDVHTLRNLMRERVARREATLSLQLESFGFKNGLPTDADLVFDVRVLPNPHWHADLRPFTGKDDCIIEFLSQHQASHDMLKDIGDFVVRWLPAFANSDRSYVTVAIGCTGGRHRSVFITEQLAKNLRAEGIVLQVRHREL encoded by the coding sequence ATGAAACTCACCATTATCAGTGGGCGCTCCGGTTCAGGGAAAACCACCGCGCTGCAGGCACTGGAAGATCAAGGCTTTTACTGCGTCGACAACTTGCCAGTCGGCATGCTACCCACCCTGGCAAAACAACTCAGTGAAGGCGACCCCCCAATTGAGCGGGTCGCCGTTGGTATTGATGCTCGCAACCTCCCCGCCCAGTTACTGGCCTTCGACAACATTCTTCACGCACTTAATGAACAGCAGGTTCGCAGCGAAATCATCTACTTAGATGCGGATGATCACACTCTTCTTACTCGCTTCAGCGCTACCCGTCGCCGCCACCCACTGGGCACCGATCAACGCTCTCTGGCCGACGCCATCGGCCATGAACGTGAGCTACTGGCCAACATCCGCCAACGTGCCGACCTAGTCATCGACAGCAGCAACCATGACGTCCACACCCTGCGCAATCTCATGCGTGAACGGGTAGCTCGCCGTGAAGCCACACTGTCATTGCAACTGGAATCCTTTGGCTTCAAGAATGGCCTGCCCACCGATGCCGACCTTGTGTTCGATGTGCGAGTGCTGCCCAATCCTCACTGGCATGCAGACCTGCGTCCTTTCACCGGCAAGGATGACTGCATTATCGAGTTTCTTAGCCAGCACCAGGCCAGTCACGACATGCTCAAAGATATTGGCGATTTCGTTGTGCGCTGGCTACCGGCCTTTGCCAACAGCGACCGCAGCTATGTCACCGTGGCGATCGGTTGCACCGGCGGCCGCCATCGCTCCGTCTTCATCACCGAACAGCTGGCAAAAAATCTGCGCGCAGAAGGCATTGTCCTTCAGGTCCGCCATAGGGAACTCTAA
- a CDS encoding HPr family phosphocarrier protein: MIEKQLDVINKLGLHARAAAKVVSVASRYNSSILVLHKTQTIDAKSIMGLLMLGAAKGSRITFRVEGDDEQQAMDELKDLFSRRFDEGE, encoded by the coding sequence ATGATTGAAAAACAACTCGATGTAATCAACAAACTCGGCCTGCATGCCCGCGCTGCCGCCAAAGTAGTCAGCGTGGCATCACGCTACAACAGCAGCATCCTAGTACTGCACAAAACGCAGACCATCGACGCGAAAAGCATCATGGGCTTGCTCATGCTCGGGGCGGCCAAGGGAAGCCGCATCACCTTTCGAGTGGAGGGCGATGATGAACAACAGGCTATGGACGAACTGAAAGACTTGTTCTCTCGCCGTTTTGACGAAGGAGAATAG
- a CDS encoding nitrate/nitrite transporter, with the protein MVAEGMARAEQRRALVFSTFAFTLCFAVWTMLSILGLQIKDELNLTDTQLGLLMATPVLTGSISRLFLGYLTDRFGGRKVFSLLMLLTGVFVFLLSLANTYWLLLLGALGVGLAGGSFIVGVAYTSAWYPPEKQGTALGIFGAGNVGSAITSLCAPSLLLALGWTGTAQLYAVVIAASGIFFLLFARTDPLSQQRAANPVSLKEQFAPLGELRVWRFSLYYFFVFGGFVALALWLPHYLVEVYGLSITVAGVVAALYTIPASLFRILGGWLSDRYGARKVMYWTLVVSVLCCFLLSYPPTDYVIDGVNGKLRFSMAMGLIGFIPLTMVLGFFMSLGKAAVFKHIPAYYPNNVGTVGGLVGMVGGLGGFLLPLTFGMLNDVIGIWQSSFMLLFLVSAFALLWMHYSILRANRIELGEDIQSRDLPELSTPKAFVLDDWRPEEPAFWEEQGKRIAQRNLWISIPCLILAFSVWMVWSVVVAKLPSVGFDYSPNQLFWLAALPGLSGATLRIFYSFMVPIFGGRRWTALSTASLLLPALWIGVAVQNPNTSYLVMLILALLCGFGGGNFASSMANISFFYPKHEKGKAMGLNAGLGNLGVSLMQFVVPLIITTGVFSFVAGGPQITASNDAIWLQNAAFVWVPFIVLATIAAWFGMNDIASAQSSFKDQATIFQRKHNWLMCVLYTGTFGSFIGFSAGFPLLSANLFPEVDALKYAFLGPLVGALSRAFSGGVADRFGGGKVTLWVFIGMIVGVSGTLFFLQKESFQGFFFMFLWLFFVSGVGNSSTFQMIPTIFSTSIPRIMPSLPQDQQRIQIERESAATVGFTSAIAAYGAFFIPKAFGTSLSLSGNANVALYGFILFYVLCLGITWFYYTRKKAEIPC; encoded by the coding sequence ATGGTTGCAGAAGGAATGGCACGTGCGGAGCAACGCCGCGCGCTAGTCTTCTCGACCTTTGCGTTCACCCTCTGTTTTGCAGTATGGACAATGCTGTCCATACTCGGGTTACAGATTAAGGATGAACTGAACCTCACCGATACCCAGCTGGGCCTGCTCATGGCAACCCCAGTGCTTACCGGCTCCATCAGCCGATTATTTCTTGGTTACCTAACCGATCGTTTTGGCGGCCGCAAGGTGTTCAGTCTGCTGATGCTGCTCACTGGCGTCTTTGTCTTCCTGCTGTCTCTGGCCAACACCTACTGGTTACTACTGCTCGGTGCGCTGGGCGTTGGCCTAGCCGGTGGCTCCTTTATTGTTGGGGTGGCTTACACTTCCGCCTGGTATCCCCCCGAGAAACAAGGTACCGCGCTGGGCATCTTCGGGGCCGGCAATGTGGGCTCGGCAATCACTAGCCTGTGCGCGCCCTCCCTGCTACTGGCCTTGGGCTGGACCGGTACCGCCCAGCTTTACGCGGTAGTTATCGCCGCCAGCGGGATATTTTTTCTGCTGTTCGCCCGCACTGACCCCCTAAGCCAGCAGCGTGCTGCCAACCCGGTCTCTCTTAAAGAGCAATTTGCTCCGCTTGGCGAACTACGAGTATGGCGCTTTTCCCTCTATTACTTCTTTGTGTTTGGTGGTTTCGTCGCTCTAGCGCTGTGGCTGCCTCACTATCTGGTGGAAGTCTACGGCTTGAGCATTACTGTCGCAGGTGTTGTGGCCGCCCTGTACACCATTCCCGCCTCACTATTCCGGATTCTCGGAGGCTGGCTGTCCGACCGCTACGGGGCCCGAAAAGTGATGTACTGGACCCTAGTCGTGTCAGTGCTGTGCTGCTTCCTGCTCAGCTACCCACCCACCGACTACGTCATTGATGGCGTCAACGGAAAATTACGCTTCTCCATGGCCATGGGACTGATCGGCTTTATTCCCCTAACTATGGTATTGGGCTTTTTCATGTCCCTGGGTAAAGCGGCAGTGTTCAAACACATCCCGGCCTACTACCCCAACAATGTGGGTACCGTGGGCGGCCTGGTGGGCATGGTCGGCGGGCTCGGCGGCTTCCTGCTGCCCCTCACCTTCGGCATGCTCAACGATGTCATTGGCATCTGGCAAAGCAGCTTCATGCTGCTGTTCCTAGTCTCGGCCTTTGCGCTACTGTGGATGCATTACTCCATTCTGCGCGCCAACAGAATAGAACTGGGCGAAGATATACAAAGCCGCGACCTGCCCGAGCTCTCTACCCCAAAAGCATTCGTACTGGATGACTGGCGTCCGGAAGAACCCGCCTTCTGGGAAGAACAAGGCAAGCGTATTGCTCAGCGCAACCTATGGATATCCATTCCTTGCCTGATACTGGCATTTTCAGTGTGGATGGTGTGGTCTGTGGTCGTTGCCAAATTACCCAGCGTGGGCTTTGACTACAGCCCCAACCAACTGTTCTGGCTCGCTGCTCTGCCCGGGTTATCCGGGGCGACTCTGCGAATCTTCTACAGCTTTATGGTGCCAATATTTGGCGGGCGGCGCTGGACCGCTCTTTCCACCGCGTCACTACTGCTGCCGGCATTGTGGATTGGTGTGGCAGTGCAAAACCCAAACACCTCTTACCTGGTCATGCTGATCCTGGCTCTGCTATGCGGTTTTGGTGGCGGCAACTTTGCTTCCAGCATGGCCAACATTTCTTTCTTCTATCCCAAGCATGAGAAAGGCAAGGCCATGGGCCTTAATGCTGGGCTAGGAAACTTGGGGGTCAGCCTGATGCAATTTGTGGTGCCCCTGATCATCACCACCGGGGTATTCAGCTTCGTGGCAGGTGGCCCACAAATTACCGCTAGCAACGACGCCATATGGTTGCAGAACGCCGCCTTTGTCTGGGTCCCCTTCATTGTCTTGGCAACCATTGCCGCCTGGTTTGGAATGAACGATATCGCCAGTGCGCAATCTTCGTTTAAAGACCAAGCCACCATTTTCCAGCGTAAGCACAATTGGCTAATGTGCGTGCTCTACACCGGAACGTTTGGCAGTTTTATCGGCTTTTCCGCCGGCTTCCCGTTACTCAGCGCCAACCTGTTCCCAGAAGTCGATGCTCTCAAGTATGCCTTTCTTGGCCCACTGGTTGGCGCCCTTAGCCGCGCGTTTTCAGGCGGCGTTGCCGACCGCTTTGGCGGCGGCAAGGTCACATTATGGGTCTTTATCGGCATGATCGTTGGCGTGAGCGGGACGCTGTTTTTCCTGCAAAAAGAAAGTTTTCAGGGTTTCTTTTTCATGTTCCTGTGGCTGTTCTTCGTTTCCGGGGTAGGCAACTCCAGCACGTTCCAAATGATCCCCACCATTTTCTCCACCTCGATCCCGCGCATCATGCCTTCGCTACCGCAAGACCAGCAGCGTATTCAAATCGAGCGTGAATCAGCGGCCACCGTAGGCTTCACCTCGGCTATCGCCGCCTACGGGGCCTTCTTCATCCCCAAGGCGTTCGGCACATCACTGAGTCTAAGCGGTAATGCCAATGTGGCGCTGTACGGTTTCATTCTCTTTTACGTGTTGTGCCTGGGTATTACTTGGTTCTACTACACACGCAAGAAGGCTGAGATTCCGTGTTGA